Below is a window of Synergistaceae bacterium DNA.
ACTTGTTAGCAAAACGATTGATACAAGAATTTAGTTGAGGAGGTCTTCATTATGGCAAAAGCAGTAGTAGATCAGGATGTTTGTGTAGGTTGCGAGTCTTGTGTATCAGCCTGCCCGGTATCAGCAATTTCTGTAGCAGACGGAAAAGCGAAAGTTGATGCAGCTGCTTGCGTAGAGTGCGGGACATGTGTATCAACCTGCCCGGTAAGTGCGATTTCACAGTAAATTTTTAACGAACAAATTATTTGAACTTGTAAATTACAGACCGATGGAGTAAATAAACTCTGTCGGTTTTATTTATTATGTGGGAAAAACTTTTTGCCAAAACGCGACTCCAGACTCAAAACCGGGTGGGCGGGTGGGATTAACCAATTTAAACGCGA
It encodes the following:
- a CDS encoding 4Fe-4S binding protein, whose amino-acid sequence is MAKAVVDQDVCVGCESCVSACPVSAISVADGKAKVDAAACVECGTCVSTCPVSAISQ